A window of Canis lupus familiaris isolate Mischka breed German Shepherd chromosome 12, alternate assembly UU_Cfam_GSD_1.0, whole genome shotgun sequence genomic DNA:
GGGTGGGTGACGGTGAGGAGCGTGGGGAGCAGTCCGGGGGATTCAGGTTTTCCAGATGGCAGGACTCAGGGGGGGGAGTGAGTAGAGTAGGGACGCGCTGAGGCGCGGGGGCAGGCGATACATTTTGGAGGACTTGGAGGTGCTTGGGAAGCGTCTGAAGGCAAGTGTGTAGTAGACAGTTGGATGTGAGGGACTGGAGAGAATTCTGAGCCAGTGATACTAGAGTTGTTCAGTTCATTCAGTCTGCGGAGGTGGGCGAGATCGGGTAGGAAGAGTAGAAGAGTGGTTTTTAACCTTTTTACAGACTTTAAGAGATAAAGCTATGGCCCTTTCTCTccagaaaaatgcatatatgcCGCATACATAGAAGGtatatgtgcatttttctttttttttttagggggagggTGGGTTGTTTTACAGATCCTCTGAGGTCCAGGGTTAAGGACCTCAAGTTTAGAGTGAAAGGGCCAAATCTACAAAGCTAAGAGATACCCACATTtaaggcagtgtttctcaaagtatgtCCCGAGTTCCACCTGTATCAGAATTACCTGGGCTGCTTGTTAGAAAATACAGGTTCCTGGGACTCACCTAAAGCTAATAGATGCAGATCTCTTGAAGTGGGACCTGGGAATCTACATTCTGAATTACTGTCCCAAGTGATTCTTAATGTTCCTTAAAATTTGGGACCCATTGTTGTAAagggaaagcagaggaagaggagtctCGTCTCTGGAAGAGGCTGGGAAGGAATTGTCAGAGTTAGGAGGAACCCAGGAAGAGGCCTGTTGAGAAAGCAAATAGATTTTCAAGGAGGTGGAATAGTTGGCAGTGTTAGAACCTGTGATTTAAGGCCAGTAAATTAAGTAAGGTAATACCCCAAATCAGTCCATTGGATTTAGCATGTGGAAGATTAATGGTAACCTGTCAGGacaaaaagagggaagaaaaggaagttgGAGACTAGCTCCACTCTCGGGAGGAAGCAAGTTAGATAGaaccactccttttttttttagattttatttgtttatttatgagaaacacacggcgagagaagcagagacataggcagagggagaagcaggctccatgcagggagcccaatgtgggactccatctcgggactccaggatcacaccttgggccgaaggcaggtgccaaaccgctgagccacccagggatcccccatagaaCCACTCCTTACAGAGTATTTGTTGTTTGTAATTTACTGATGgtagcctaatttttaaaaagctttaaaaattgcacaaaggaaaatataaacacaCGATTTAAAGAATGTTCATAAAGCAGATACCCATAAAGCAACTACCACCTAAGGCAGACTATAGCCACATACATCACTCTCTGATGGAAATGAGTTGTGTCCCTTGGTGATAACTATGGTCCTGACCCGTATGATAATTGTTCCCTTGGTTTTCTTTATACCACCTATGTGTTTACCCGTAAACAACATAGCCCAGTTTTATCCATTTTTGACCTTGATGTAAATAAAGTAATATGTATGGATGTATGTACTGTATTTATACCGTGTTTCATTAGGTGGATACTTTTGAAATTCTCAGTTTCATGTAGTGATAGTGCATTTGCTTTCATATATTCCTATTTTGTGAATATATCCCATTTTGTCAGTTCTAGTGAAAAATTTCCTATGTTTCTAGGAAATTGttagtcatttaaatttttaaattttctaatttagatAAAGTCTGTAGTCTTGTTTTACTGTCTATTGGATGTGTAGTGATGaccctttttcattctttagaTTATCTGTGCTTTTTTCtagtcccaccccaccccccattttcTTGGTCAGTCTCACCAGGGGCTTATCAATTTTAATAGTCTTTCAGTGAATTAATGCTTAGTTTTGTAGCTCtctcatgttttctgttttattgacgCTTTCTCTCTACTGTtgggtttattttactttttttcccattatttcatcctcttcctttctgatatatGCACGTCAAGTTGTCGTTTATCATAAGCACATGCAGATATATATAGTTTTGGCACGTATTTTAATTATGattcagtttaaaatatattgtaacatttttgtgagttttttcttTGACCAAGGGTTGATTAGAAATGTGACTTAATTTTATACAATTTCATATTACCTAGTTGTTACTGATCTCTGACACAAATGATATTGTGGCCAGAGAACATACACACTATGATTTCAGTCATTGGAAGTTTATTGAGACTATGTGGTCAGTTTTGCTAGTCTATGTATATTtgaagagaatatatatttttcaattgttaATGTAAGTTATTTCCTCACCGAGTCTGCTCTGTTCTGTGAATTTATAGTGGGTTAGTATACTTTTGAGATTTTGGActtgctattatttcttcagatacttTCCCTCACCCAAAATCTCGACCACTAATTCCTTGAAGGCAGGGCCTATGTGTTAATCACTACTTTATCTTAGTGTCTGGCGTATTATTGgttttatgaaatatatgttGATTGATAGGGAACTGATGAGATGGGTGGATAGAAAGGTGGGTAAGTAATTTGAAAAGACTACTTAGTAAACCACCTGATTCTTTCCCCACAGTTTTTCCTTTGCTTAGAGAAAAACTCCCCAATATTGACAATAAAATCTCCCTGCCCAGAAGTTCCCAGAGATAGCAGAGTGGCTTACCCTGATGCCCTTCTTTTTATTGCCATCTCTCTGGAAACAGAAGGAGCTTCAAGAGCAGGGGGAGATCAGAATCGTCCAGCTAGGCTTTGACTTGGACGCCCATGGGATCATCTTCACTGAGGACTACAGGACCAGAGTGCgtgtaactgtgtgtgtgtgggggggcggggcaggctgGGAAGTTGAAgagtggaaggaaaaagaaacatactcTCTTACTCTGTGTCACAGAGAGGACATGGGGCTCTGCTGAGCAGTAATATGAACGAGAGGGAAATGAGGGAAAGTCTGAGAGGTAGAAGGACATGAGTGAAAGGGAAAACCAGAAGAGAAATGTCCTGAAGGGGTCAgtggagggtgagggtggggccaGACTGCATCTGTCATCTCTGGTTCCAGGTCCTCAGGGCCTGTGATGGCCGACCATATGCTGGGGCAGTGCAGAAGTTTCTGGCTTTGGTACTTCCAGCCTGTGGGGACCTTAGCTTCCAGCAGGACCAAATGACAGAGACCTTCGGCTTCAGGGACCCAGAGATCACGTGAGACTTGGGGGACCAATAGAACTTCCCTGTTTCCTCCCAGTCCCATCAagccttttccttcttccagtgCACCTACCAAAAAGATAGACTCTTCTTTTTAGTAAAATGACCTAAATTTGTACTCTTTCACCAAGAGAGGAGGCCTGTCTTTACCTGAGGCCTTAGAAAGAATACTGGTCTAAAATCCAGGAGCTCTGGATGGCTAATCCAATGACTAGTTGCCCACCAGGTACCATAAGTGCCTGTTGTGAACCCTGCTGAGACTAAGAGAATAGAGAGGGGTATGAGCTTGGGATGGTCCTAAAGCCTTCTCATTAAAAAGCAGAAACTGGGGTGAAGTGAGGATTCCATTTCATGGGGCCTTATCTGGCTCAGGTTCCCTATGTTGTAACCCAAGGTATATGtgaaagcattttatatatttttagtaagaCATGGGAGGATCCATGGTGAGGCCTGGGGAAGGCAAGTGGCAGGAGCACAGAAGAAAGGCCCTTGTTTATCCCCTGGGGTTAGGCCAAGAGTATGTGAGGGCATGTGgtcaaggaggaggaagagaggagaagcagcttTAGTTGAACAGGTAatagtaagaggaaaaaaaagtgggggtgggaggcagtcTAGGAAGAGGAATGGAAGCAAGGGCCTGGGGCGTTAAACAGCAAGGTGAGCAGAGAACCACTCGGGGTGGGCTACTGTTACCTAGTCCCCTTGCATGGTTGTGCAGTTTTGGGGAGACAGTGTCCAAGTGTCAGTAGGCCTCCTCTCCTGGCTTCTCGCCCTCCTTAGGCATCTGGTGAATGCTGGAGTCCTCACTGTCCGAGATGCTGGGAGTTGGTGGCTAGCTGTGCCTGGGGCTGGGagattcatcaaatattttgttaaaggtaTTCTATCTGCAGCTCAAGTCCTCAGCCCTTTAAGGACACCTTTGGGTAGCTCCTTGGGGCCCAAGCCTTATGCCTTTCCCCTCTCCTGTGCCACTTCTCCAGGGCGCCAGGCTGTCCTCAGCATGGTCCGGAAGGCCAAGTACCGAGAGCTACTCCTATCAGAGCTTTTGGGCCGGCGGGCACCTGCCTCGGTGCGACTTGGCCTCACTTACCACGTGCACGACCTCATTGGGGCCCAGCTAGTGGACTGGTGAGTCTCGCCCTCAGCCTCTAGCAGATGATAAGGCAGTGAACCAAGGTTGGACTCCCTCCTGGGACTATCCCAGGCCAAGCTCTGAGTTTTACCCAGACTTTTGGCCTAGGTATCTGGCTCCAGCCTCgtcttttcttttgcttgcaCAGTGTCTCCACCACTTCTGGAACTCTCCTCCGCCTGCCGGAGACGTGAGGATTCTGCTCATCATTGCATATCTCTGCAGAGTGGGTTGAGAGGGGTCCAGGAGTATGTCCAGTGGTGGATGAGATAGGGTCACCTTGGGAAGACGTAGGAGCCCGGATGAGTGTTGGGCTTGCATCTGCATAAAGGGTCAGACGTGATTGCTGCTGTTTACCTGGGCTCTGACCCAGTGGTGGGGTTTGGGCAATGCTTCTCTGCCCTTCTGTGGGACTGGAGCCACAAACCGTGCCAAGGCCATGGCTCTTGCCTTTCACACAGCAAAGTACTGCTGTCGCTCTTGGGATAGGAAGACGGGATTTCCGGGAAGGCTGGTGAGGGAGGGCAGagttctttcttaaatgttaagATCAAGCTGCCAAATAAAGTACAAACCATGTGCAATTTCTTGGATGTCTTTTGTTGGATGTAATATGTATCTGGACACCTGGTTTGGGGGCAGAGTTAAAGCCAACCTTGAGCCTGAGCTTTGCCTCATTGTTCCGAGAGAGAAAAGGACACTGGGGTCCATTCTCCCTGCAGGGTAGTAAGGGTATGCCCTGTGTCCTCAGCCATGGAATTTGTGTTGGGGCCTACACAGAGCGAAGGCCTGGTGTCGTTCAGGTTTTGTGGGGGTTGTAGTTAGAGACAAGTgtctggtattttgttttgttaggaTTTTTACCAAGGAAGCCATGTATCTCCAACCATGTACTGAGCCACACTGGACTCCTACGCCCATGCGTGCGTATGTGTATACCTGTACACCCAGGTACACCCAATATAGCGGCTGCCCAGGGCACTGGGATGAGAGGGTTAACGTGGAAGGACAGGACTCGGAGCCATGATTTCCTCAGATGCCTTCAGAGACCCAGGTGTCGGGGGTtgtccctcctccccctgacCCTGCTAAACACCGGGCTTGGGGCCAGTTGCATTTCTTGCCTGTCACATGGTTTCCCAGCTTAGCGGGGCCAGGGGAGGAGCAAGGTCCAGAGTCAAATCTGCTCAGAGCCCGGGCTTGACCAGAGAGGAGCAGGCAGACAGACTGGTCTGATCCCTCTTGGGTCCTCCAGCCATGAGGCTCCTCTGGGGACTGGCCTGGATGGCCAGTTTCTTTGCCCTATCCCTGCAGAAGCCCAGGTCGGGAAGGAAGGACACCAGTGCTTGAGGAGGACAGGGCTGGTGGCGGGAGAGCAGGCGTAGGGGACCTAACTGAGGACGGGGGGACAGAGGGGCCTGGGGGATGCTGAACACCAAACCTTCCTGCTCTCCCTAGGTTGCTCCTGTTTTCGCCTTCTGTGGTTCACCTGGGGGTCCCCCTGTCAGTGGGGGTGCAGCTCCAGGATGTTCCCCGGGGACAGGTGGTGGCAGGATCAGTGTTTCTGAGAAACCCATCCAACCTGAATGCCCTCTGCTCCACAAAGGCTGACTTTACCCTCAGCTCAGAAAAAGACTTCGTGCTCCTTAGCCTCCAGGTAACTAGCCTCCACTCCCCTCTATGGCTTCTTAGCAACTCTCATCCTGCTCCCCTCTGGTCAGCGTTTTGTGCTCTCGCTAGGCTCCCCCTGCCACACCTTGCATGGCTGCCTTTCCtgtttctgtctccatctctgactTTTTCCTTCTGCCCTGTCTCTGAcctgctccctctccctatcACGAAAGATCTCCCCAGAAGAAGCAGAGAACTGTGGCCTCTACCGCCTCCTCAGTGGCCCCGAGGTCCAGCTGGTGGCCCAGTCAGCATGGCTGAAGAACTTTCTGTCCAGAAAGATAGATGTTCAGGGCGTCaaccttcttttctcctctcgCCGAGGGCACCTCTTTCTGCAGACTGACCAGCCTGTTTATAACCCTGGCCAGCGGGGTGAGTCAagccctgggcctctgcctctggctctcccAGCCTGCCCAGGGCATGTTTGGCACCTGTAAGTAAGAGCCTGAATGTGCTACACAGGAAGGCTGCTTGGCAAATATTTGTTGTCCTCCTCTCACTGGCTGGGAGCAGTGAGGGCTGAGGCCCACCCTTTGCCAATGGATTCCTGCTCACCTCCTGCCCTTCTCTCCCAGTTCGATATCGGATCTTCGCTCTGGATCAAAAGATGCGCCCATCCACTGACACCCTGACGGTCACAGTAGAGGTGAGTTCCTGACTTCTGACCTTGACCAGGAGGGCTGCTGATCTGCCCTCCCACCCGTGACCACTTCTACTCCCACCGCAGAACTCCCATGGCCTCCGTGTGCGGAAGAGGGAAGTGCGCGTTTCCTCCATCTTCCAGGATGACTTCATGATTCCCGATATCTCAGAGTGagtgcatcccccccccccccccccccgccccggcctggCGACCGCCCCGCCATCCCCATCTTCATTGGCTCTCTGCCTCCAGCGCCCTGTCAGAGCTCAAACctcctctcacagttctgggcTCCCCTCCAAGTCAGCCCTCTTCCTGGGAGCCAGGCCTCTGGCCTCCTGCACAAGTGGGCTGAGTCCCTCCCCCATCTGTAGGCCAGGGACATGGAGGATCTCAGCCCGGTTCTCAGATAGCCGAGACTCGAACAGCAGCACCCAGTTTGAGGTGAAGAAATATGGTGAGAGCTGGAGACGCGAGAGACAAGCCTCTCCTTTCCTCAAGGAGAAACGGAGAGAAGGGGAGGtctggggacagggcagggcagggaggtgtGGGTGCCATAGCCCTGAAGGGAGGGAAGTTTTCAGAGGGTCCTTTCACTGGAGTCTGACCTGCCACCCCTTCACCCTGAGTCAGTCCTTCCCAACTTCGAGGTGAAGATTGTTCCTGGAAAGCCCTACATCCTGGCAGTGCCTGGCTTTCTTGATGAGATCCAATTAGACGTCCAGGCCAGGTAACTCTCCCATCTCCTGCGTGGGGCACGCAGGGTTCCCCATCAAGTCTGAAGGAGCTGTGAAGCCCTGGTTCCTCTTGCCCTagtgccacccccacccccaccctgagaCATGGGTGTTATTTCCTAAACTAACCCTCTTCCCACTCTCTCTGCGGCGGCAGGTACATCTATGGGAAGCCGGTGCAAGGGGTAGCATATGTGCGCTTTGGGCTCCTGAATGAGAATGGTGATAAGACTTTCCTTCGGGGGCTGGAGAGTCAGACTAAGGTAGGAAGGAGGGTGTGGGGAGtgtgggagggtggaggggaggggaggagagggaaagggaagggggtctgggggggtgggcaggagggtcctgccctctgtggggaagggcaggagggagacaAATCTCACCCTAGGCCCTGTTTTCTTCTATGCCCCAGCTGGTGGATGGCCAGTGCCACATTTCCCTCTCAAAGGCTGAGGTTCGAGGTGCCCTGGAGAAGCTTAACGTTAATGCTGCTGACCTCCCTGGGCTGCACCTCTATGTTGCAGCTGCCATCATTGAGTCTCCAGGTGAGGGGCTTCCCTTATTGtaacccctgcccccaacccctgaCCTTCGAGCTGACCCTCTGTTCTCCAGCATCGACATGATTCCCTGCTCTTCTTACCCTTGTGTCTTGTGTCTTGTGCCCAAAGCCAGAAAAGACCCAGGAGACTGTCTCTCCCCAACTGTGTTTCTGGGTGGTTTCAGGAGAAGGTACTCCTGCTTccatctcagttttctttttcccttcaccccaccccccacccccaacccccgtcCATCTGGCAGACACGTTACATACCATCTGTGTGCTGGGTCCTGTGTGGGCCTCAGCAAACAGAGATGAATACAGGACGGCCCATGCCCTGAGCAGCTCACTGTCTTGTGAGCAAGAAACGCTTGAGCTGCATTCCCCCTCACTCTCCTGCTCATCCTTCTGGGGCTCTCTGtcctccacctctctctgccccatctctTGCAGGAGGAGAGATGGAGGAAGCAGAGCTCACATCTTGGCGTTTTGTGTCATCTCCCTTCTCCTTGGATCTTAGCAACACCAAGCGACACTTTGTGCCTGGGGCCCCCTTTCTGCTGCAGGTTTCTTCTGGAGGAGAGGATGGGAGGGTGGGGTGTTGTCAAAAGGGCACATGGCCTCACTGAGCAGTCTCTTTTATctggccctcctccctgcccccaggccctggtCCGAGACGTATCTGGTTCCCCAGCCTCTGGTATTCCTGTCAAAGTTTCAGCCACGTTGTCTTCTGCTAGATCTGCTCCTAGAATCCAGGAGCTTGAACAAAACACAGATGGGAGCGGCCAAGTCACCATTCCCATCATTGTCTCTCAGTCCACTTCAGAAGTGCAGCTCTTGGTAGGATATCCGCTTGCGGGACAGGattggagaaggaaagaaaggctgGCTGGCTTCTGGAAAGCCAGGGGCTACCCTGGCTACCCCCCTGTCTTGGGCTTGGGGAAGAAGCTGGGTCCTGGGGTCTTTGCCACTGACCCTAGCCCTGCCCTGTCCCTCTTTCCAGGTGTCTGCAGGCTCCCCTCACCCTGCTGTAGCCAGGCTCACTGTGAGAGCCCCGCCCTCAGGAAGTTCTAGGTTTCTGTCCATTGAGCGGCCAGATCCTCGACCCCCTCGTGTCGAGGACACTCTCAACCTGAACCTGCGAGCTGTGGGTGTCAGCGGGGACAGCTTCTCTCATTACTACTACATGGTGCGCCTTGACCGGTTGTTGAGCAGGGCAGGGTGCAGGGATTGTCTCAGGCGGGAAGCAGCCCTGGGCACGGAGGGAACGGTTTTGGGATTGGGGATGTGCATGCAGTAAAGAGGAAACCATCCTTGCCCCAGATCCTGTCCCGGGGCCGGATTGTGTCTATGAATCGGGAGCCCAGGAGGGACCTGACCTCAGTCTCCGTGTTTGTGGACCATCAGTTGGCACCCTCCTTCTACTTTGTGGCCTTCTACTATCATGGGGACATTCCAGTGGCCAACTCCCTGCGGGTAGACATCCAGGCAGGGGCCTGTGAGGGCAAGGTAACTGGCATCGGGAGGGGCGGTGTGTTAGGGGAtcgagagagaaagaagagagattgCGAGCGGGTACACTGAGGAGGCGTGGGGCTGAAAGAAGCTCTCCCCACTCTGACTgccacctcctgcctctgccagCTGGAGCTGAATGTGGGCAGCAACAAGGACTATCATCCTGGGGAGACCGTAAAGCTCCACCTGCAAACAGATTCTCCAGCCCTGGTGGCACTAGGAGCCATGGACATGGCTCTGTATGCTGTGGGTGGGAAGTCCCACAAACCCCTCAACATGGACAAGGTTTGTCAAGACCTCAGTTTTCCCCGGCCCATCTCCCCTTTTTCGCTCATTGTCCTGCTGTCCTGAGCCCTGGACCCAACCCCGAGATCTCACGCAGGCTCCCCCGAGGCCTCCCTCATATCTAGACTCCTGTGGTCTATATTTCCCCATTCTCCGTATGTCTTTCAGGATTGCCCAAACCCTGCCTTCTCACCTGGAGCTGAGTGGCCGATCTGGCCCCTCAACTTGTCTGCAACATGCCGGCCTTTTCTTGCCAGGTCTTCCAAGTTATGAACAGCTATGACCTTGGCTGTGGTCCTGGAGGTGGAGACAATGCTCTTCAGGTGTTTGAGGCAGCTGGTCTGGCCTTTTCTGATGGAGACCTGTTGACCTCGGCCAGAAAGAGTGAgaacagaggaggaaggggggttGGGTGACGGGAAGatcaggaaggaggagggatCTGGGGGCATAAGATGGGAGGAGGGTCAGTGCATAGGAAGGGAGCAAGGAAGGGAAGTGGGAGGCTATGGACCCTCTGCTTGACTGCGTCCTGCTTTCCACCAGGTCTGAGCTGTCCCAAAGAAGGAAAGCTCTCCCGGAATAAGAGAAACGTGAACTTCCAAAAGGCGATTCATGAGAAGTGTGAGTTGTGGGTGCCTGTGTAGCTCTCCACTAGGCCCAAGGGTTGGGGTGACGGGTCTGCCTCTTGGCAGCTCCACTCCTGGGTGGGCCTTGTAAATGGTATTTGGGGCCAGAAACCCAAGCTCTGGGGTTGGGGATGGATGGAGGCTCTCTCCACTGGCCTCACCCAAGTTTCTGGTCTCTCAGGATGAGCCGTCGTGTATCTAGACGTCAGGGTAGGAAATGAGATGTGTCTCCATTTGGTTCCCCTGTGCTTACCCTCGCCTCGCCCTGCAGTGGGCCAGTATGCTTCCCCAGTAGCCAGGCGCTGCTGCCAGGATGGGCTGACGAGGCTGCCCATGGTACGCTCCTGCGAGCAGCGGGTGGCTCGAGTGCGGCACCCAGCCTGCCAGGGGCCCTTCCTGTCCTGCTGCCAGTTTGCTGAGGATCTGCGCAAGAAGTCCCGCTCCAGAGGCCAGGTGGGCCTTGCCCGAGGTGAGGCCCTGGGTGGTGCTGGGGGGCAGTCAGGCAGCCCTCTGGAAGGGCAGAATGGCCCCCCTCCTCATTGCCCTCCACTATGGTCTCCTAGCTCTGGAGGTCCTGCAGGAGGAGGACCTGATCGATGAAGATGACATTCCCGTGCGCAGCTTCTTCCCAGAGAACTGGCTCTGGACACTGGAAAAAGTGGACCGCATCCGCCAGTGAGGGGGTGTGGTGGGCTTGGCCTTATCTCTGGGCTCTTGTCTGGGGCTAGCCCAGGGTGTGACAGGGCTTCTTGCCTTTCCCTCCGCAGATTGTCACCGATGCTCCCTGACTCTCTGACCACGTGGGAGATCCATGGTGTGAGCTTGTCTGAAAGCACAGGTGACATGGCCCTGCCTAGACCTCGGTGCTCCCCCGTCTCTCTCCCCTGGACCCAAGCTCCCCATGTAGCCCTCTGCTCTTAGCATGGGGCTGGGGGCAAACTCCTGGGGACGTCTGTGTCGGTGTGTGCTGGGGCCCAGAGACTAGGAAGTGGCAGTGGGGGACGGGGAGTAGGGCAGAACTGGGTCACCTCTGGGACCCTGTGGCCTCTGGTCTCTGCGCCCCCTGCCTCACCGCCCCCCATCTGCCAGGCCTGTGTGTGGCTACACCAGTCCAGATCCAAGTGTTCCGTGAGTTTCACTTGCACCTCCGCCTGCCCGTCTCCATCCGCCGCTTTGAGCAGCTTGAGCTGCGGCCTGTCCTCTACAACTACCTGAAAGACAATCTGACCGTGAGGCCCTGGAGAAGCCTGAGCTTCCAGGGAGTGGGTGGGAGCTAGCGTGGGTGAAGTGTGGGGAGCCCAGCTGGGTGGGGGCTCTGGCCATCCCCGTCTTCCTGCACCCAGGTGAGCGTCCACGTGTCCCCAGTGGAGGGGCTGTGCCTGGCTGGAGGCGGAGGGCTGGCCCAGAGTGTCCTGGTGCCCGCAGGCTCTGCCCGGCCTGTCAGCTTCTCTGTGGTGCCCACGGCGGCGACAGCTGTATCCCTGAAGGTGGTGGctcgagggtcctgggatttccCCGTGGGGGATGCAGTGTCTAAGGTTCTACAAATTCAGGTGAATGGAGCAGTCCTGAGTCCAGGTCCCTAAGCTCCCAGATATACATTTTCTCCTCGCCCCTCAAACCCTCTATACCCTCTCTGCCGGCCAGGCCAGAGGCCCCTGAATACCTTGGTCTGATTGTCTTCTACAATTCTAATCCCACTCTGTCCCTGAGATTCAGACTCCCAAGTCCCAGGGGGTgtgcagtgggaggggcaggtcaTAGTGCTGTGTGACCTCTCATAGCTGCATTTCCCCTGAGACAGAAAGAAGGGGCCATCCACACGGAGGAGATTGTCTATGAACTCAATCCCCTGGGTGAGTGGCCCCCTGCCTCTGGCCACCAGTGTCCTAATTGGGAGATGTGGGCCGCCAAACAGGTTGCCAACTTCCCCCATTCCCCCAGACCACCGAGCCCGGACCTTGGAGATTCCCGGCAGCTCTGACCCCAATATCATCCCAGATGGAGATTTCAGCAGCCTTGTCAGGGTTACAGGTGGGAGTGCCCTCCAGTCTGTCCCCAGGGCAGCCTCAGATTCATGTGAAGCCCACAGACCCCTGTTAGATCCCCTGGGTCCCCAGACCTGCTCGCTGACCCTTGCCCCTCCATTTCCCCTCTAGCCTCACATCCCTTGGACACTTGGGGCTCTAAGGGGGTCTTGTCGCCGGGaggcctggcctccctcctgAGGCTTCCCCAGGGCTGTGGAGAACAAACCATGATCTACTTGGCTCCTACATTGGCTGCTTCCCGCTACCTGGACAAGACGGAGCAGTGGAGCACACTGCCTCCCGAGACAAAGGACCATGCTGTGGATCTGATCCAGAAAGGTGCCAGGCACAGGGCGAGTAGGCATGGGGCTGGGAGGCGACAGTTAGAGGCAGGGGGTGGCCCAGCTTGCTGGAGGGAACAGGAGGGGGTGCCTGTAGGGATTGGGGAGCGTGGCCCCGGGCACCTGTGGTGGGGAGTGAGTGTCACCTCAGCAGCTGCCTCTTGTCCTCAAGGTTACATGCGGATCCAGCAGTTTCGTAAAACGAATGGTTCCTACGGGGCTTGGTTACATCGAGATAGCAGTACCTGGTGAGGTTGGGAGTGTTTCCAGGTCTCTGAGAGGggctgggggtagggtggggtgcaGAGCCAGGTACAGTGGGAGGGTGGGTAACCGGTGCCTGGGTGAGCAGGGATGTGTCCCCTGTGGGGACCAGGCACTGTCCCCAGCCATCTTGCTCTCCCCACCAGGCTGACGGCCTTTGTGCTGAAGGTACTGAGTCTGGCTCAGGAGCAGGTGGGCGGCTCACCTGAAAAGCTGCAGGAGACAGCCAAGTGGCTGCTGTCCCAGCAGCAGGCGGACGGTTCATTCCAGGACCCTTGCCCGGTCTTACACAGGGGCATGCAGGTT
This region includes:
- the LOC481722 gene encoding complement C4-A isoform X2, producing MRLLWGLAWMASFFALSLQKPRLLLFSPSVVHLGVPLSVGVQLQDVPRGQVVAGSVFLRNPSNLNALCSTKADFTLSSEKDFVLLSLQISPEEAENCGLYRLLSGPEVQLVAQSAWLKNFLSRKIDVQGVNLLFSSRRGHLFLQTDQPVYNPGQRVRYRIFALDQKMRPSTDTLTVTVENSHGLRVRKREVRVSSIFQDDFMIPDISEPGTWRISARFSDSRDSNSSTQFEVKKYVLPNFEVKIVPGKPYILAVPGFLDEIQLDVQARYIYGKPVQGVAYVRFGLLNENGDKTFLRGLESQTKLVDGQCHISLSKAEVRGALEKLNVNAADLPGLHLYVAAAIIESPGGEMEEAELTSWRFVSSPFSLDLSNTKRHFVPGAPFLLQALVRDVSGSPASGIPVKVSATLSSARSAPRIQELEQNTDGSGQVTIPIIVSQSTSEVQLLVSAGSPHPAVARLTVRAPPSGSSRFLSIERPDPRPPRVEDTLNLNLRAVGVSGDSFSHYYYMILSRGRIVSMNREPRRDLTSVSVFVDHQLAPSFYFVAFYYHGDIPVANSLRVDIQAGACEGKLELNVGSNKDYHPGETVKLHLQTDSPALVALGAMDMALYAVGGKSHKPLNMDKVFQVMNSYDLGCGPGGGDNALQVFEAAGLAFSDGDLLTSARKSLSCPKEGKLSRNKRNVNFQKAIHEKLGQYASPVARRCCQDGLTRLPMVRSCEQRVARVRHPACQGPFLSCCQFAEDLRKKSRSRGQVGLARALEVLQEEDLIDEDDIPVRSFFPENWLWTLEKVDRIRQLSPMLPDSLTTWEIHGVSLSESTGLCVATPVQIQVFREFHLHLRLPVSIRRFEQLELRPVLYNYLKDNLTVSVHVSPVEGLCLAGGGGLAQSVLVPAGSARPVSFSVVPTAATAVSLKVVARGSWDFPVGDAVSKVLQIQKEGAIHTEEIVYELNPLDHRARTLEIPGSSDPNIIPDGDFSSLVRVTASHPLDTWGSKGVLSPGGLASLLRLPQGCGEQTMIYLAPTLAASRYLDKTEQWSTLPPETKDHAVDLIQKGYMRIQQFRKTNGSYGAWLHRDSSTWLTAFVLKVLSLAQEQVGGSPEKLQETAKWLLSQQQADGSFQDPCPVLHRGMQGGLVGDDETVALTAFVVIALQHGLAIFQDDAAEQLKQKVETSILRANLFLGEKASVGTLGAHAAAITAYALTLSKAPEDLQEVAHRNLLAMAQKAGDNLYWGSVPGSQGNVIPPTLVPQGPTDPVPQAPAVWIETTAYALLDLLLREGKSEMADHAAAWLTHQGGFQGGFRSTQDTVIALDALSAYWIVSHTTKERELNVTLSSIGRSGFKSHELQLNNHQVQGLEEELQFSLGSKINVKVGGNSKGILKILRTYNVLDLKNTTCEDLQIEVSVVGHVEYTREANEDYEDYVYEEVPAKDDPDASSQTVTPLELFERRRNRRRREAPKAPEEEESRVQYTVCIWRNGKVGLSGMAIADITLLSGFSALRADLEKLTSLSDRYVSHFETEGPHVLLYFDSVPTSRECVGFGAVQEVPVGLVQPASAALYDYYNPEHKCSVFYGAPTKSKLLSTLCSADVCQCAEGKCPRQRRALERGLQDEAGYRMRFACYYPRVQYGFQVKVLREDGRAAFRLFETSITQVIHFTKDTKAKVGQTRNFLVRDSCRLRLEPGKEYLIMGLDGATSDLKGDPQYLLDSNSWIEEMPSKRLCQSTRHRAACAQLSDFLQEYGTQGCQV